The proteins below are encoded in one region of Ascochyta rabiei chromosome 9, complete sequence:
- a CDS encoding (Methyl)glyoxal oxidase, with product MHSTFWWLPLIAGAAAIPAVIPVTPTPPSTNSVPNSVYLGFFFSINTAAPSNLLGGLANTIQTLLTGPSVTSPNVTWQTCTAYCSAYKYAGIEGSTCRCGNGFGFTPIRALDAICNLTCPGSAAQCCGATNRLLLFQIVKPVVSSLPAVQPPRPTTTQVPTVPTRLPTTPSLPSAGLPALPPLPIGQLPALGQLPTGGLLGGLPTGGLLGGLPTGGLLGGGLLGGGLPSLPAANPPTGSLPSLPIGQLPVPSKQPTTPGGLPTLPNLGLPTGGLPTLPNLSLPAVGLPSLPIGGISLPTGGLPTLPLLTPPKLPTGGVPTLPTGGLPTLPSLGLPTLPTLPNLGLPTGGLPTLPNLGLPAGGLPTLPLLTPPKLPTGGVPTLPTGGLPTLPSLGLPTLPTLPNLGLPAGGLPTLPNLSLPAVGLPTLPSLGLPTLPTLPNLGLPTGGLPTLPNLGLPTGGLPTLPNLGLPTGGLPTLPNLGLPAGGLPNLPSLGLPTLPTLPNLGLPAGGLPTLPNLGLPTGGLPTLPNLGLPAGGLPTLPSLSLPAVGLPTLPSLGLPTLPTLPNLGLPAGGLPTLPSLGLPGLPSAPRPTTLPAPTTLPAPTTLPAPTFPIKQIAAADVCLLRLPAAVRQAVVSACF from the exons ATGCACTCAACATTTTGGTGGCTACCACTGATCGCTGGAGCCGCAGCTATTCCAGCCGTGATCCCTGTCACCCCAACC CCCCCCAGCACTAACTCGGTACCAAACTCCGTTTACCTTGGTTTCTTCTTCAGCATCAATACCGCAGCCCCTAGTAACCTCCTTGGCGGACTGGCCAACACAATTCAGACACTTCTGACTGGTCCATCGGTTACATCTCCCAACGTCACGTGGCAGACCTGTACTGCGTACTGCTCGGCTTACAAGTACGCTGGTATTGAAGGGTCGACCTGCCGCTGCGGAAATGGCTTCGGATTCACCCCCATTCGCGCTCTCGACGCAATCTGTAACCTGACTTGCCCTGGTAGCGCGGCGCAGTGCTGTGGTGCTACCAACCGCCTACTTCTGTTCCAAATCGTAAAGCCTGTGGTTTCGTCTCTGCCTGCAGTGCAGccgcctaggcctactacaacCCAGGTCCCTACAGTCCCTACAAGATTGCCCACGACCCCATCTCTCCCCTCTGCAGGCCTTCCAGCTCTTCCCCCTCTGCCTATTGGCCAGCTTCCCGCACTTGGACAACTGCCCACAGGTGGATTGCTCGGCGGACTGCCCACAGGTGGATTGCTCGGCGGACTCCCCACAGGTGGACTGCTCGGAGGCGGATTGCTTGGAGGTGGATTGCCCTCTCTTCCCGCAGCAAACCCGCCGACGGGCTCGCTGCCTTCCCTACCTATCGGTCAActgcctgttcctagcaAGCAGCCCACTACCCCTGGAGGTCTCCCAACTCTTCCTAACCTTGGTCTGCCAACTGGAGGTCTCCCGACTCTTCCTAACCTCAGTCTGCCAGCTGTAGGTCTTCCAAGTCTACCTATCGGGGGTATTTCTCTTCCTACTGGCGGTCTTCCCACTCTTCCTTTACTGACTCCTCCCAAACTACCCACTGGAGGCGTTCCGACTCTTCCTACTGGAGGTCTCCCAACTCTCCCCTCGTTGGGTCTTCCTACTCTTCCCACTCTTCCCAACCTTGGTCTGCCAACCGGAGGTCTCCCAACTCTTCCTAACCTTGGTCTGCCAGCTGGAGGTCTTCCCACTCTTCCTTTACTGACTCCTCCCAAACTACCTACTGGAGGCGTTCCGACTCTTCCTACTGGCGGTCTCCCAACTCTCCCCTCGCTGGGTCTTCCTACTCTTCCCACTCTTCCCAACCTTGGCCTGCCGGCTGGGGGTCTCCCGACTCTTCCTAACCTTAGTCTGCCGGCTGTGGGCCTCCCAACTCTTCCCTCGCTGGGTCTTCCTACTCTTCCCACTCTTCCCAACCTTGGTCTGCCAACTGGAGGTCTCCCAACTCTTCCCAACCTTGGTCTGCCAACTGGAGGTCTCCCAACTCTTCCTAACCTTGGTCTGCCAACTGGAGGTCTCCCGACTCTTCCTAACCTTGGTCTGCCGGCTGGGGGCCTCCCAAATCTTCCCTCGCTGGGTCTTCCTACTCTTCCCACTCTTCCCAACCTTGGCCTGCCGGCTGGGGGTCTCCCAACTCTTCCTAACCTTGGTCTGCCAACTGGAGGTCTCCCGACTCTTCCTAACCTTGGTCTGCCGGCTGGGGGTCTCCCGACTCTTCCCAGCCTTAGTCTGCCGGCTGTGGGCCTCCCAACTCTTCCCTCGCTGGGTCTTCCTACTCTTCCCACTCTTCCTAACCTTGGTCTGCCAGCTGGAGGTCTTCCTACTCTTCCATCGCTCGGTCTTCCAGGTCTGCCTTCTGCACCTAGGCCAACAACCCTCCCTGCCCCAACAACCCTCCCTGCCCCGACAACCCTCCCAGCCCCGACTTTCCCAATCAAGCAGATCGCAGCTGCAGACGTATGCCTTTTACGTCTTCCGGCTGCTGTCCGTCAAGCCGTGGTCAGCGCTTGCTTTTAG
- a CDS encoding 2-methoxy-6-polyprenyl-1,4-benzoquinol methylase produces the protein MARAIAAARRTPARIIERKAAPSKRSTTTTAAMQTSRLPLGRQLLHARTRAVPRPVRAFSASPPRGVREPPPPPPPPQDGTTHFGFETVAEALKEQRVRGVFSSVASSYDSMNDFMSLGIHRLWKDHFVRNLNPGRNPLTSSSSSPDAKGWNILDIAGGTGDIAFRMLDHASHINNDAHTNVTVADINPDMLAEGKKRSLQTPYARSPRLRFVEANAEKLDMIPDNSIDLYTVAFGIRNFTHKDVALKEAFRVLKPGGVFACLEFSKVENPLFNAVYQQWSFNAIPYIGQLVAGDKASYQYLVESIARFPSQEEFSGMIRDAGFLIPGKGYENLTDGIAAIHKGVKPA, from the exons ATGGCACGTGCCATCGCGGCGGCGCGGCGGACTCCAGCGCGCATCATCGAAAGAAAAGCCGCGCCAAGCAAGCGCTCCACCACGACCACCGCCGCCATGCAGACATCACGGCTTCCATTGGGGCGGCAACTGCTGCACGCGCGGACACGCGCGGTACCACGGCCGGTGAGGGCCTTCTCTGCCTCCCCGCCAAGGGGCGTCCGGGAACcgcctccgccgccgccgccgcctcagGATGGGACGACGCACTTTGGCTTCGAGACGGTCGCAGAGGCCCTGAAGGAGCAGCGAG TGCGCGGCGTCTTCTCCTCGGTCGCCTCTTCGTACGACTCGATGAACGACTTCATGTCGCTCGGCATCCACCGCCTGTGGAAAGACCACTTCGTGCGCAACCTCAACCCTGGCCGCAACCCGCTCAcatcctcgtcctcgtctcCAGATGCCAAGGGCTGGAACATCCTCGACATTGCTGGCGGAACCGGCGACATCGCCTTCCGCATGCTCGACCACGCCTCGCACATCAACAATGACGCCCACACCAACGTCACCGTGGCAGACATCAACCCGGACATGCTTGCTGAGGGCAAGAAGCGCAGCCTCCAGACGCCCTATGCCAGGTCGCCGCGCCTGAGGTTCGTCGAGGCGAACGCCGAGAAGCTCGACATGATCCCTGACAACTCGATCGATCTGTACACCGTCGCCTTCGGCATCAGGAACTTCACGCACAAGGATGTCGCGCTGAAGGAGGCCTTCAGGGTGCTGAAGCCAGGCGGCGTCTTCGCTTGTCTCGAATTCAGCAAGGTCGAGAACCCCTTATTCAACGCCGTCTACCAGCAGTGGTCGTTCAACGCGATCCCCTACATTGGACAGTTGGTCGCTGGCGACAAGGCCTCGTACCAGTACTTGGTCGAGAGCATTGCTCGTTTCCCCAGCCAGGAGGAGTTCAGCGGTATGATCAGGGACGCTGGCTTCTTGATACCCGGCAAGGGCTACGAGAACCTGACTGATGGCATTGCGGCGATACACAAGGGCGTCAAACCTGCATAA
- a CDS encoding 3-methyl-2-oxobutanoate dehydrogenase (2-methylpropanoyl-transferring), with protein sequence MCLRYSARRLRPSTLSATSVPRSAPRAPSRQCRGVASTANAEKVLFPGALNSEFTNTLDFLRPSKSKDAISTYRCLDQYGEIIDQSVGADTTDEEALQLYKNMVKLSIMDLLMFEAQRQGRLSFYMVSAGEEGISIGAASALHPSDVIFTQYRESGVYLQRGFTLAQFMNQLFANSSDHGLGRNMPVHYGSKELNIHTISSTLATQIPHAAGAAYALKLQNQGTVGRIGDAGAGAAGGKAVERVAVCFFGEGAASEGDFHSALNIAATRQVPCVFICRNNGYAISTPTSDQYRGDGIASRGAGYGIDTLRVDGNDIFAVRRAVKEARRLALEDGGRPVLVECMAYRVGHHSTSDDSFAYRQRVEVEDWKRRDNPITRLRKWIEGRGLWSDAAEKELRSATRKEVLRAFEDAEKQKKPNIKYAFTDVWEHVTEEQKAHVAEMNDILQRYPKEYDLEGYEGGAQGLEELLEKQ encoded by the exons ATGTGCCTCCGCTACTCTGCGCGCAGGCTGCGACCCAGCACACTCTCCGCCACGAGCGTCCCGCGCAGTGCGCCACGGGCCCCCTCACGGCAGTGCCGAGGCGTTGCTTCGACCGCGAATGCTGAGAA GGTTCTCTTTCCCGGAGCACTGAACAGCGAGTTCACAAACACGCTCGACTTCCTGCGGCCGTCCAAGTCAAAGGACGCCATATCCACATATCGCTGCTTGGACCAGTATGGCGAGATCATCGACCAGAGCGTGGGGGCAGACACGACGGACGAGGAAGCGCTGCAGCTGTACAAGAACATGGTCAAGT TGTCCATCATGGACCTCCTCATGTTCGAGGCCCAACGACAAGGCCGGCTTTCATTCTACATGGTCTCTGCCGGCGAGGAAGGCATATCGATTGGCGCTGCCAGCGCGCTGCATCCCTCGGACGTCATCTTCACACAGTACCGCGAGAGCGGCGTGTACCTGCAGCGCGGCTTCACCCTCGCCCAGTTCATGAACCAGCTCTTCGCCAACAGCTCCGACCACGGTCTCGGCCGGAACATGCCCGTTCACTACGGCTCCAAGGAACTCAACATCCACACCATCTCCTCCACACTGGCAACCCAGATCCCCCACGCGGCCGGCGCAGCCTATGCGCTGAAGCTGCAGAACCAGGGCACCGTCGGCCGTATCGGCGACGCAGGCgctggagcagcaggcgGGAAAGCCGTGGAGCGAGTGGCCGTGTGCTTCTTCGGAGAGGGCGCTGCCAGCGAAGGCGACTTCCACAGTGCGCTCAACATCGCCGCCACGCGCCAGGTCCCTTGCGTCTTCATCTGCCGCAACAACGGGTACGCGATCAGCACACCGACTTCGGACCAGTACCGTGGCGACGGCATCGCCTCCCGCGGCGCAGGCTACGGCATCGACACCCTGCGCGTCGACGGCAACGACATCTTCGCCGTCCGGCGGGCGGTGAAAGAAGCGCGGCGCCTGGCGCTCGAAGACGGCGGCCGGCCCGTGCTCGTCGAGTGCATGGCCTACCGTGTGGGCCACCACAGCACCTCGGACGACTCGTTCGCGTACCGGCAGCGCGTCGAAGTCGAGGACTGGAAGCGCCGCGACAACCCCATCACGCGGCTGCGCAAGTGGATCGAGGGCCGGGGCCTGTGGTCCGACGCGGCCGAGAAGGAGCTGCGCAGCGCCACGCGCAAGGAGGTGCTGCGCGCCTTCGAGGACGCcgagaagcagaagaagccGAATATCAAATACGCATTCACCGATGTCTGGGAACACGTTACCGAGGAGCAGAAGGCGCACGTCGCTGAGATGAACGACATACTGCAGCGCTACCCCAAGGAATACGATCTCGAGGGCTACGAGGGCGGCGCGCAGGGCCTGGAGGAGCTGTTGGAGAAGCAGTAG
- a CDS encoding 3-methyl-2-oxobutanoate dehydrogenase (2-methylpropanoyl-transferring), whose amino-acid sequence MPWETRLTASRVLFPGALNSEFTNTLDFLRPSKSKDAISTYRCLDQYGEIIDQSVGADTTDEEALQLYKNMVKLSIMDLLMFEAQRQGRLSFYMVSAGEEGISIGAASALHPSDVIFTQYRESGVYLQRGFTLAQFMNQLFANSSDHGLGRNMPVHYGSKELNIHTISSTLATQIPHAAGAAYALKLQNQGTVGRIGDAGAGAAGGKAVERVAVCFFGEGAASEGDFHSALNIAATRQVPCVFICRNNGYAISTPTSDQYRGDGIASRGAGYGIDTLRVDGNDIFAVRRAVKEARRLALEDGGRPVLVECMAYRVGHHSTSDDSFAYRQRVEVEDWKRRDNPITRLRKWIEGRGLWSDAAEKELRSATRKEVLRAFEDAEKQKKPNIKYAFTDVWEHVTEEQKAHVAEMNDILQRYPKEYDLEGYEGGAQGLEELLEKQ is encoded by the exons ATGCCGTGGGAGACACGGCTGACAGCAAGCAGGGTTCTCTTTCCCGGAGCACTGAACAGCGAGTTCACAAACACGCTCGACTTCCTGCGGCCGTCCAAGTCAAAGGACGCCATATCCACATATCGCTGCTTGGACCAGTATGGCGAGATCATCGACCAGAGCGTGGGGGCAGACACGACGGACGAGGAAGCGCTGCAGCTGTACAAGAACATGGTCAAGT TGTCCATCATGGACCTCCTCATGTTCGAGGCCCAACGACAAGGCCGGCTTTCATTCTACATGGTCTCTGCCGGCGAGGAAGGCATATCGATTGGCGCTGCCAGCGCGCTGCATCCCTCGGACGTCATCTTCACACAGTACCGCGAGAGCGGCGTGTACCTGCAGCGCGGCTTCACCCTCGCCCAGTTCATGAACCAGCTCTTCGCCAACAGCTCCGACCACGGTCTCGGCCGGAACATGCCCGTTCACTACGGCTCCAAGGAACTCAACATCCACACCATCTCCTCCACACTGGCAACCCAGATCCCCCACGCGGCCGGCGCAGCCTATGCGCTGAAGCTGCAGAACCAGGGCACCGTCGGCCGTATCGGCGACGCAGGCgctggagcagcaggcgGGAAAGCCGTGGAGCGAGTGGCCGTGTGCTTCTTCGGAGAGGGCGCTGCCAGCGAAGGCGACTTCCACAGTGCGCTCAACATCGCCGCCACGCGCCAGGTCCCTTGCGTCTTCATCTGCCGCAACAACGGGTACGCGATCAGCACACCGACTTCGGACCAGTACCGTGGCGACGGCATCGCCTCCCGCGGCGCAGGCTACGGCATCGACACCCTGCGCGTCGACGGCAACGACATCTTCGCCGTCCGGCGGGCGGTGAAAGAAGCGCGGCGCCTGGCGCTCGAAGACGGCGGCCGGCCCGTGCTCGTCGAGTGCATGGCCTACCGTGTGGGCCACCACAGCACCTCGGACGACTCGTTCGCGTACCGGCAGCGCGTCGAAGTCGAGGACTGGAAGCGCCGCGACAACCCCATCACGCGGCTGCGCAAGTGGATCGAGGGCCGGGGCCTGTGGTCCGACGCGGCCGAGAAGGAGCTGCGCAGCGCCACGCGCAAGGAGGTGCTGCGCGCCTTCGAGGACGCcgagaagcagaagaagccGAATATCAAATACGCATTCACCGATGTCTGGGAACACGTTACCGAGGAGCAGAAGGCGCACGTCGCTGAGATGAACGACATACTGCAGCGCTACCCCAAGGAATACGATCTCGAGGGCTACGAGGGCGGCGCGCAGGGCCTGGAGGAGCTGTTGGAGAAGCAGTAG
- a CDS encoding autophagy protein 13 — MQPSYQRPSPRTAAAANSLQTNPTRTNNQRYGSPYSDSDPYSDRGPDDDDGDMASPDQRNSQKVNQVIQNFFTKAALTIVSSRVILPQAFNSSGAIRQNKWFNVVLDDTDVLQQDLTDWKGMDAMADQHPPLCIEIYLDMKGLGHKQSLVIHDENGKRWDVSRAFDNACSARSGKATQVILERWTINVGDKSAVHPTELTDPLPNVYKKAVVLFRSLYTYIRFIPAFKYYKSIAKQPANHPALKLAYRITNGDFKSPHVDTLEMPLYQSDEPVTDRQDFGPSHSPVGPLRISVQYRTNCEFSVEDSESLLSSEFMGLDNTYFEQSQRGARPGSLPVDKLNAQETPDIGQAYGSLSTFHQVGPPTGTSPISALRAVRDMPSSSPIESPPQKMPPNHRTAQGSKSSLRSGEVPPYQRRTSVSFQPFKAGSLSSSPALGPAALPSPSSSLGRPSSSFGRTSTLNPLLQPRNRTSLTALPQQALRTPSLPNETAIVSSGSSSPRPAPIKYSSSFGHRRNRFSTSGGSKTEDDNMSSGKGSVASSLQRGSDMLNEGEAGSSGEGKSDDDNISDFLKLLEAKKELKSFSRNDNASKESVMRKTTAQLSKYQRLKDSHAALSDSVSSSTMLHRSSSSSSRQLSSVPAMVAGTSVSTASSPGKPISPHTPHTPAIPSRLSANSIIEYEPRPRRSRSTRPHRDHDTTDPQETTEGGDPSTNAIDIPTSPRPWNYARRSSSVAQRERNLPEDDPDIYGRAASVPLTEAGRAKDLTPSGLFAQGETGNSATQDDQDSEEIDPLDQGQCANRSSSSSNMPAKRGAYPGSSRGRTSFFSHGSSSGATSSTERPNRYSFSSRGLAGQEDDEPLLFQMSEIGAGGSRRSLEEAPGSSGSAAAGRRMSPWGR; from the exons ATGCAGCCTTCCTACCAGCGCCCCTCGCCccgcaccgccgccgccgccaacaGCCTCCAGACCAACCCCACGCGCACCAACAACCAGCGGTACGGCTCGCCCTACTCCGACTCGGACCCATACAGCGACAGGGGgcccgacgacgacgacggcgacaTGGCTTCACCAGACCAGCGCAACAGCCAGAAGGTCAACCAGGTCATCCAG AACTTCTTCACCAAGGCCGCTCTGACCATCGTCTCTTCGCGCGTCATACTGCCACAGGCCTTCAATAGCAGTGGAGCCATCAGGCAAAACAAGTGG TTCAACGTTGTGCTCGATGACACCGACGTCCTTCAGCAGGACCTCACCGACTGGAAGGGCATGGACGCCATGGCCGACCAACACCCACCGCTATGCATCGAGATCTACCTGGACATGAAGGGCCTGGGTCACAAGCAGTCGCTGGTCATACACGACGAGAACGGCAAGCGGTGGGACGTGTCCCGCGCCTTTGACAACGCCTGCTCCGCCCGCTCTGGCAAAGCAACACAGGTCATCCTCGAGCGCTGGACCATTAACGTGGGCGACAAGTCCGCGGTCCATCCCACCGAGCTCACCGATCCGTTGCCCAACGTCTACAAGAAAGCAGTCGTCCTGTTCCGCTCGCTCTACACCTACATCCGCTTCATCCCTGCTTTCAAGTACTACAAGAGCATCGCCAAGCAACCTGCCAACCACCCTGCACTCAAGCTCGCGTACCGCATCACAAACGGCGACTTCAAGAGCCCCCACGTGGACACTCTGGAGATGCCGCTGTATCAGTCTGACGAGCCCGTCACCGACCGCCAGGATTTCGGACCCTCTCACTCCCCAGTCGGACCACTGCGTATATCTGTGCAGTACCGCACAAATTGCGAATTCAGTGTCGAAGACTCCGAGTCGCTGCTCAGTTCCGAGTTCATGGGCTTGGACAATACGTACTTTGAGCAATCACAGCGAGGCGCACGACCTGGCTCTCTTCCTGTCGACAAGCTGAATGCGCAAGAGACACCTGACATCGGACAAGCGTACGGCAGCTTGTCTACCTTTCATCAGGTGGGACCCCCAACGGGCACAAGTCCCATCTCTGCTCTTCGCGCCGTTCGAGACATGCCCTCTTCCTCCCCAATCGAGTCACCACCGCAGAAGATGCCGCCAAATCATCGCACCGCTCAAGGCTCGAAATCTTCGCTGCGCTCTGGCGAGGTCCCTCCGTATCAGCGACGCACATCCGTCTCATTCCAGCCCTTTAAAGCTGGTTCCTTATCATCGTCGCCTGCCCTAGGTCCGGCCGCGCTCCCTTCACCTAGCAGCTCCCTCGGCAGACCAAGCAGCTCCTTTGGTCGTACCAGCACACTCAACCCGCTCCTTCAACCTCGCAACCGCACATCATTGACCGCGCTCCCCCAGCAAGCACTGAGGACTCCATCCCTTCCCAATGAAACAGCCATTGTCTCCTCGGGTTCCAGCTCACCAAGACCTGCTCCTATCAAGTACAGCAGTAGTTTTGGTCATCGTAGGAACCGCTTCTCCACCAGCGGCGGCAGCAAGACGGAAGATGACAACATGAGCAGTGGTAAGGGTAGCGTAGCCTCATCACTACAGCGCGGCTCTGACATGCTCAACGAAGGGGAAGCTGGCAGCTCCGGGGAGGGCAAGTCGGACGACGACAATATCTCCGACTTCTTGAAATTGCTCGAAGCTAAGAAGGAGCTGAAAAGCTTCAGCCGCAACGACAACGCCTCCAAAGAGTCTGTCATGCGGAAGACCACGGCTCAGCTGTCCAAGTACCAGCGTCTCAAGGACTCTCACGCAGCGCTCTCGGATTCTGTATCTTCTTCTACCATGTTGCACcgttcgtcttcgtcttcaaGCCGCCAACTCTCCAGTGTTCCCGCCATGGTGGCTGGTACCTCAGTATCCACCGCCTCGTCTCCAGGGAAACCAATTTCACCCCACACACCTCACACACCAGCCATTCCCTCCCGCCTCAGCGCAAACAGCATCATCGAGTATGAACCGAGGCCGCGCCGAAGTCGATCCACCCGGCCTCATCGAGATCATGACACGACCGATCCTCAAGAAACGACTGAAGGAGGCGATCCAAGCACGAATGCTATCGACATCCCTACGTCGCCTCGACCCTGGAACTACGCCCGTCGATCTAGCTCGGTTGCTCAGCGAGAGCGCAACCTGCCTGAGGACGACCCTGATATCTATGGACGCGCTGCTAGCGTACCGCTCACAGAAGCCGGTCGGGCAAAGGACTTGACGCCGAGCGGTTTATTCGCTCAGGGTGAGACAGGCAACAGCGCCACTCAAGACGACCAGGACTCCGAGGAGATTGATCCTCTCGATCAGGGCCAATGTGCCAATCGATCTTCATCATCGTCCAACATGCCCGCTAAGCGCGGGGCTTACCCAGGCAGCTCTCGTGGCCGCACCAGCTTCTTCTCCCATGGATCGTCGTCTGGCGCCACCAGCTCCACAGAGCGACCCAATCGCTACAGCTTCTCAAGCCGCGGTCTCGCGGGTCAAGAAGACGACGAGCCCCTGCTCTTCCAGATGAGCGAGATTGGCGCCGGTGGATCCCGACGTAGTCTCGAAGAAGCGCCAGGCAGCTCAGGCTCTGCTGCCGCCGGGAGGCGAATGTCGCCATGGGGCCGCTGA